DNA sequence from the Scophthalmus maximus strain ysfricsl-2021 chromosome 1, ASM2237912v1, whole genome shotgun sequence genome:
ttgtacataccaaAAGCTATTTATAAGCTACATGATAAAGAGGCATTATTTAAgtgatgcagctgcagtgttACTATTAGTTCATAATCAGTAATAATACCATGTTGGGATAGACCACAATGTACGGAAATCTGTTTGGTAACTAGAAGACTTATAATTTATTGGCATTTCATATCTGACAGGGATTGATAAGGATCATTCTGTCTGATGAATAGAACAGATAAGGAGGGGgactgattcattcattttgtcagtCAAATTTGCAATTTAGATACAAGCCAAGAACTGGCCTGCACATGATTGAccttatttataaaaaataccCGGAGCATATTTTCTGAAAACGCTCTGTAAATGGTGGCAACAGTGAAGTGGTTCACTGGGACGTGTCCTGTtccagcaccatggacagagtTCTGCCTCCGAAGCTGCCGGCGACTGCTCAAAGCCCGGCTGACACAGTAGTGTGCTCAGAGAGTCATAATCAGTAAATTATTTGTATGGTTTTTTATATGAACTTTATCGCTAACAGTGTTTTATAGAGTAGTCTATACAGAGACAATAGCTGTAGACATTTCTCAATCAATCATTGTTTTAAAACTCCTCTACAGGCAGTGAGAGTTGCTTTGCCCATATAACCCCTATGGCTGTTCTCTCTGACAAATGTCTGAACAGTCTGTGCATCTGCCCCATGCTCAGGCCTGCTTAGAAAAGATGGCTGAAGGGGGTCGCtcgataaaaacaaaaaacaaaaagctgaagGAGAAGTATGACGGGAATGAAACGAATATCGCTGAATACTGTGAAATCAGAGCCACGCACATCGACACTTGAGTGTCATCATTCATCAAAAGGGATTTGATCACACAGCAGAAGCAGGTCAGTTCCCCAGCACATTATTCATTAGCTGACAGCGAGtcgtctgttgtgattggtttCTGTGGCTCCGGCCCCCGTCTGCCATCTTGCATACTCAGGTGTGCGCGGAcggtatgtacagtacaagcaATCCCAGAGGAACACGGGGTGACAGCCCACTttgcacttctctctctctctctctccccccgagCAAAGTTACAAAACGCTGCATTCTTTCCACAGATCCTTGTGACAACAGCGGCCGTGCCGCCTTTGAATACCAGGTAAACGTATTATTTTTGTGAGATTTGAATTCCTGGACCATTCATCCATCTCAGGCCGCCGCCGTTTGAACTCAGAAAAGTGTTTGCTTGTCACACAATTGAATCGCACATGCCGCCTAAGAGGATTTATTTTCCCTCCGATTATCCCTCGTGAATGGTTTCTCTACAGTGATCACTTCATTTACACAGTGCACTTTActaaagcaaacagacaaagaccGGGCCTTTGAAGAATAAGACAAAAGATAAGGGACGGAATTTTATCTTAGTTTTTATAGATtaatcacattcatattttaatttatctttaCAACCAAAAGTTGTTTAATTGACAGACATAcactaaagaaagaaaaatcatgattcagatttattttgcaCACAATTAATGTTTGATACAGTGGTGTTGTGATCCATATTTGCCATTCTGAATATGACGTCTAACATAATTTCAAACAAGTCTACAATACTTTTTTCATTAAGGAGCCATCCACACAGTTTAAATAGTAAATCTACAatccataaaacaaagaataaaaaagtcattttcaatAGAATGATGACATGTTAGTCAGAAATCCCTGTGCATTAATGCACAGTAGGCCtgtcccttcctctctgtcagtACGTCGGTGTTGCGGGCCCGTCTGTACACCTCTTGCCGACGCGACAGTCcaactcaaacacagacagcaTGTCGCATGTCTCATGTCCTGATACAGTAGTAGCTCATCTCAGTGCTGATCCACCACATCTGGTTTACCTTGACATGTCCGCAGaactctgttgtgttttccaacCGTCTGTTTCCAGGTACAAACAGACATCTCTGTGGCGCTTTGGCCTTCCTGCGTTAGACACGTCTTTCAGCGGCCCTTttttctgtccctcctctctttcaaGGGAGTGCCATTTGTTCAGGTGCTCgccgctctctttctctctcgcacTCGCTGCTCAACAGCCGCTTTGTTCAGCGTGTGTTCTTACGCTGAGCCCCAGGAGATCCGCCTCTGTATGAATGAGCTGCGTCCGGAGTTCTCTTGGGCCTGCCGGCTGAAGCTCTGCGGCACAAGGGGTCGGttgtataattaaaaaatatgatctTAACGTAAATGGAATTCTGAGAGTTTATGTGCTTTGCTCGTAAGTCAGAGCTCACCTCAGGATGCTGAGTATGCTGAGTTGACGTCTCCTCACCGATTTGACTTCAGGGCTgcaaacaagaagaaaacagtAGTCACCCAACGTTGACCTGAATGTCACTTGTCTGATGTTTTATTGATATTGCTgttgttaaaagaaaatcccCACTTCCAAGGAAGCATCCAACACAATCACTGTTTTACACTTGGTAACCTAACAAAATAAATCTCTTATCTATACAGGCCAACTATGTTGCAAGTAATCCATGCCCACCCACTCAGCAGTCATTATTTCCGCGGAGGTTATAAGATGTCACTGTTTAAACATGAACTCTTATCAACCACATATTGTACTTCCTGTCCCCATTTCCATTGCACCTGGGCGGTGACATTATTTGCCTGTCATCTTTAGGAAATGTGAAGGCTCGAACTTCACGACTCCTATAAAATTCACTAGTTGGTCCtcccaaccaatcagagaacaAGCATTGTGAACTTTGCACACCAGCCTGAGCTtattctcctccctcctgcatTGGTTTTGTTGCTTTGAGGATTACACACAAAATGAGGTGGTCCCTCAGACTGCACttctcctcatcgtcctcaaAGTTATACCTGCCTCTCAAGGGGCCTCATCCTGGGAAGCTCCGGCCCGACTCACCTGTAACGGCAGAAGCTGGTACAGGATTGGTCATCGGGTTTGGCACAGGTGCAGCGGCCAGTGGACCTTCTGCGACGGGACAGAGCGCCGCCTAGACCATAAACTGTCGTCTTGCTGCGGAGAGAAGCAGAGACTCAGTGCCACGTTTATGATATAAACACGCTGAGACTTTGCTCTTTGATACTTCATGCAGCattagatatataaatatacctCTGTTGTTTTACGTAACAGAAGTGGCTGATCTCATGTGTAAACATCTGTAGTTTAATCTGTATACATGTATCtatatccatgtgtgtgtgtgtgtgtgtgtgtgtgtgtgtgtgtgtgttttcttatgCTCACCTGGGAGTATTGACCCAGATGATATCCAGGTGGCAGAAGTAGTGGCACTCTGAGTCCAGCAGGCTGCTGCAGGCGCAGCGCTTCGCCCTCATTCTTTGTGTTGGAACGTCATCGGCAGCCTCCTCTCTCAGCTGCTCCATCACCGGCAGACCCAGACCTAGTCCAAGACAAACTGCGTTTGAGCCAAACCAACTTTTCAGTGTCTCTGCGGACCCCTTCACTCGTTTGCCATaacatgtat
Encoded proteins:
- the LOC118316498 gene encoding endothelin-2, giving the protein MSTHGSVLLFITLWASMQDGLGLPVMEQLREEAADDVPTQRMRAKRCACSSLLDSECHYFCHLDIIWVNTPSKTTVYGLGGALSRRRRSTGRCTCAKPDDQSCTSFCRYSPEVKSVRRRQLSILSILRASAGRPKRTPDAAHSYRGGSPGAQRKNTR